One Drechmeria coniospora strain ARSEF 6962 chromosome 01, whole genome shotgun sequence genomic region harbors:
- a CDS encoding AtaAp protein has product MASLLTLMTNVLLGYVGLILFFYLLSLAIPRAGFVARVLVSYANILAAAIFGGLASIFLTIIGQQRISQWVTGRWFHFTMRWTTGIRFTVDDPRDILGTTRPAVFVGNHQSELDMLMLSKMFPKYCSVTAKIDLKPIPFLGWFMRLSGTIFINRNNSKDARHAMAGAAKEIRDKRQSVYIFPEGTRSYTKEPELLPFKKGAFHLAIQAGVPIVPCITANYSHILYLKNMVFKSGTIPIRSAPSPPWPSAIYPRLALACAKHAAVLDPIPTKGLTSADVDELSRTTRELMLKELIILSAEAKGQPIPDSGPLNGSPVATSTGIDTSS; this is encoded by the coding sequence ATGGCGTCGCTGCTCACCCTAATGACCAACGTCCTCCTTGGATACGTCGGCCTCATCCTCTTCTTTTACTTGCTCTCGCTCGCAATCCCCcgcgccggcttcgtcgcccgcgtcctcgtctcgTACGCCaacatcctcgccgccgccatcttcggcggcctcgcctcCATCTTCCTCACCATCATCGGCCAACAGCGCATCTCGCAATGGGTCACCGGCCGTTGGTTCCACTTCACCATGCGTTGGACCACGGGCATCCgcttcaccgtcgacgacccccGCGACATCCTCGGCACCACCCGccccgccgtcttcgtcggcaacCATCAGTCCGAGCTCGACATGCTCATGCTCAGTAAAATGTTCCCCAAGTACTGCAGCGTCACCGCCAAGATTGACCTCAAGCCCATCCCCTTTCTCGGCTGGTTCATGCGCCTCAGCGGCACCATCTTCATCAACCGAAACAACTCCAAGGACGCGAGGcacgccatggccggcgccgccaaggagATCCGCGACAAGCGCCAGAGCGTCTACATATTCCCCGAGGGCACGCGTAGCTACACGAAGGAGCCCGAGCTCTTGCCCTTCAAAAAGGGCGCTTTCCACCTTGCCATCCAGGCTGGCGTGCCCATTGTGCCCTGCATCACCGCCAACTACAGCCACATCCTGTACCTCAAGAACATGGTCTTCAAGTCGGGCACCATTCCCATCAGAAGTGCGCCATCCCCCCCATGGCCGAGCGCCATATACCCTCGTCTTGCTCTCGCTTGTGCTAAACATGCTGCAGTCCTCGACCCCATCCCTACCAAGGGCCTTACCTCTGccgatgtcgacgagctgTCCCGCACCACGCGCGAGCTCATGCTCAAAGAGCTCATCATTCTCtccgccgaggccaagggccAGCCCATCCCCGACTCCGGCCCGCTCAACGGCTCCCCCGTAGCCACCAGCACTGGCATCGACACCAGCTCCTAG
- a CDS encoding ADP-ribosylation factor: MALSSPYKENDDPADASSPTRQSASTSPIRSSTLSWQQRRPNSRGGSRPLSIVAAQNATQKSLAGTQEPASATEHAFSREQIAHALGTKDTSFFRQTADRGLSSAAYRRNQVEDDDRLDMGSLKAQLPGMSAETAEERPASHSEISAPLQGSLDSPISLHPPRQQEPIAERYLADQTMTSPTGRSSPVRAASPTKGMGGFVQSAMMKRSDSVKRWSVTSPPGLTRADSVASHGVHDRGASSKPGSRPQSMIRAGPKTPTSSRPTSQHGFQEAVSEAASRRSTKDLSLDTERAVKQDDGASLPTSPTKTMDPRRWSPTKSSWLESALNRPESPKLPAKANQSQPAWRSELHKKADRSGSSTESSRPSSAMHKHQVSIDGLMRQSPLGEVAKPNTTGLGGIYSPPPHANRPAFGHVSKASMSEIAPKQEVEDPKENPKPATETPSADKKSPARGPPVRKAKSETPAKIDFRANLKPRAIPRDESKASEPEFKNVFGNLRRTKTQNYVAPDELKNNILRGKAALNVTDGPKKSERKDEFKEAILKKREDFKKAQAEGKGVTRGSTATSEKPVPEGLTKRAELGSGVVGSKKDAATRDKPKDEARKPSSTKPTPGTKRISSQSAFTPRSPNAAGPPSKSPGLDKPSRGLPETGPAKPVVGDQVSPTLQKGSSASSRPQQGREAGGGKPSDQFNSALAGMLARGPPPMAANGGRTSDESALRRTSDASDVAEAGTPGPQLTHMTKSRARGPRRKAPTKSSSTSKPGIRAGSNPSTELISDSVLKPDAGSEKRTLSTMSRPAPLSLPKPAAPEVTENLGHVQTPTSALAAKTHEKTAEPTSAKEPEIKRVSKLCDDTQAVRMKPDSPKSPLRLTHQRTGSMSPTKLSERPLPSPSLSPTKTDRDSLPSMKDAPRSPRSPRSPRPGASMTSHQQRPKPSLDESQPEPASPRKQPRAVVRPLSGISAGGLMSPTISSPLRSPTKQAGELSMLLTNFFGSDRPKAHTKVDTAEILMHRPSATAKIMSTGFQMFQISEDGKKIPVSAQNERVLFEKEMYLCAHNFVNASGKNMIEVYFWVGDEVSDVMAENAQPFVDREAKALGGRLVTLRQGKEPAEFIQALGGVIIVRRGSSNKYDSLAPNMLCGRSYLGQVAFDEVDFTPSSLCAGFAYLITKSGNCSLWKGKGSDVAEVSCARLVGMDLTLTGELAEHEDGSEPESFWKLFDNGGSKPHSADHWRLKPTYDKYRCRLFCSDANARQQVRLGFHHALRRCHSQPLLTSGSQIFEISPFGQADLSSSSIFVLDAFFEMYIVVGAHANSQYTSFRIALDFAQEYSILAAGMEDRPFVPVSTVVLEGVPRDLKRVFRKWDDACSPTIMNPAAAQGLKRGRSLKVVTLNLALQVLSQ, encoded by the exons ATGGCGCTGAGCTCCCCCTATAAAGAAAACGACGACCCTGCGGacgcttcgtcgccgacacgaCAGAGCGCATCGACGTCACCGATCAGGTCATCGACCTTGTCTTGGCAGCAAAGGCGGCCCAACTCCCGGGGTGGCAGCCGGCCGCTGAGCATTGTCGCAGCTCAGAATGCGACGCAGAAATCGCTCGCTGGGACGCAGGAGCCCGCTTCTGCCACGGAGCATGCCTTTTCCAGGGAGCAGATCGCACATGCCCTCGGTACCAAAGATACTTCGTTCTTCCGCCAGACCGCCGACAGAGGACTCAGTTCAGCAGCGTACAGACGAAACcaggtcgaggatgacgatcGGCTGGACATGGGCTCGCTCAAAGCCCAGCTGCCGGGCATGTCGGCGGaaacggccgaggagcgccCCGCGTCGCATTCCGAGATCAGTGCACCTTTGCAGGGGAGCCTTGACTCTCCTATTTCGCTGCATCCGCCTCGCCAGCAGGAACCCATCGCCGAGCGGTATCTGGCAGACCAGACGATGACATCCCCCACCGGCCGTTCATCCCCCGtccgcgccgcctcgcctACGAAGGGAATGGGTGGATTTGTGCAGAGCGCAATGATGAAGCGGAGCGACAGTGTCAAGCGATGGAGTGTGACTAGCCCTCCCGGTCTTACGCGGGCCGACTCGGTGGCGAGCCACGGCGTCCACGACAGAGGAGCGTCGTCAAAACCAGGCTCGAGACCACAGAGTATGATTCGCGCCGGACCCAAAACGCCAACCTCCAGTCGGCCCACTTCTCAGCATGGCTTCCAGGAGGCCGTTTCGGAAGCAGCATCCAGGCGGTCAACCAAAGACTTGAGCCTCGACACCGAACGTGCCGTTAAGCAGGACGATGGAGCTTCCCTTCCCACCAGTCCTACAAAAACGATGGATCCACGCCGTTGGAGCCCAACCAAGTCCAGCTGGCTTGAGAGCGCTCTGAACAGGCCAGAGTCGCCCAAGTTGCCGGCCAAGGCAAACCAGTCCCAGCCTGCCTGGAGATCGGAGCTCCACAAGAAGGCGGATCGATCAGGCTCCAGTACCGAGTCGAGTCGACCGTCATCCGCCATGCACAAGCATCAGGTCAGCATCGATGGGCTCATGAGGCAGTCGCCATTGGGTGAGGTGGCCAAGCCAAACACAActggcctcggcggcatctaCTCACCGCCACCGCATGCGAATCGGCCTGCTTTTGGCCACGTGTCGAAGGCTAGCATGTCCGAAATCGCACCGAAACAGGAGGTGGAAGATCCAAAGGAGAACCCCAAGCCTGCTACGGAAACCCCGTCGGCCGACAAGAAATCACCTGCACGCGGTCCACCGGTACGGAAAGCCAAGTCGGAAACACCTGCCAAGATTGACTTTCGTGCCAATCTCAAGCCGCGAGCAATCCCACGTGATGAATCAAAGGCCAGCGAGCCAGAGTTCAAGAACGTGTTTGGAAATCTGCGCCGGACCAAGACGCAGAATTATGTCGCGCCGGACGAGCTTAAAAACAACATCCTGCGTGGCAAAGCGGCCTTGAATGTGACGGACGGACCCAAAAAGAGCGAAAGGAAGGATGAGTTCAAGGAAGCGATTCTCAAGAAGCGAGAGGACTTCAAGAAGGCGCAGGCAGAGGGCAAAGGCGTCACGAGGGGCTCGACGGCAACCTCCGAGAAGCCGGTGCCCGAGGGTCTGACGAAAAGAGCTGAGCTAGGGAGTGGTGTGGTGGGAAGCAAGAAAGATGCTGCGACGCGAGACAAACCAAAGGATgaggcgaggaagccgagctCCACCAAGCCGACCCCCGGAACGAAGCGAATTTCCAGCCAGTCTGCATTCACGCCCAGGTCGCCCAACGCAGCAGGGCCGCCCAGCAAAAGCCCCGGCCTGGACAAGCCGAGTCGAGGGCTTCCCGAGACCGGCCCGGCCAAACCCGTCGTAGGTGATCAAGTTTCTCCAACCCTGCAGAAGGGATCAAGCGCATCATCAAGGCCGCAGCAGGGCCGCGAAGCTGGTGGTGGTAAGCCGTCGGATCAATTTAACTCGGCCCTTGCGGGCATGCTAGCAAGAGGACCACCACCCATGGCGGCAAATGGCGGCCGGACATCCGATGAGTCGGCCTTGAGGCGGACTTCAGATGCGAGCGATGTCGCTGAGGCGGGGACTCCAGGTCCTCAGCTTACACATATGACCAAGAGCAGAGCTAGAGGTCCGAGGAGGAAAGCGCCGACGAAATCATCATCTACCTCAAAGCCAGGTATCCGGGCAGGGTCGAACCCCAGTACTGAATTGATATCTGATAGTGTTTTGAAGCCGGACGCAGGCAGCGAAAAACGCACACTGTCGACGATGAGCAGGCCAGCGCCACTGTCTttgccgaagccggccgCACCT GAAGTCACCGAGAATTTGGGTCATGTTCAAACACCCACCTCCGCCTTGGCGGCAAAAACTCACGAGAAAACTGCTGAGCCAACTTCGGCTAAAGAGCCGGAGATTAAGAGAGTCTCGAAGCTCTGTGACGACACTCAAGCTGTCAGGATGAAACCAGACTCGCCGAAATCGCCCTTGAGACTGACGCATCAACGGACTGGATCCATGTCCCCTACCAAGCTATCTGAGCGGCCGCTgccttcgccgtcgctgtCGCCGACGAAAACCGACCGCGACTCGCTGCCGTCCATGAAAGATGCACCACGATCCCCGCGATCCCCGCGATCCCCACGACCCGGGGCATCGATGACGTCTCATCAGCAACGACCGAAGCCGTCACTTGACGAATCTCAGCCAGAGCCTGCATCGCCCAGAAAGCAGCCGAGAGCGGTTGTACGGCCGCTCTCAGGGATTTCAGCCGGTGGGCTGATGTCCCCAACAATCTCCTCCCCCTTACGAAGTCCTACGAAGCAAGCTGGCGAGCTGTCGATGCTTCTCACCAACTTCTTCGGCTCCGACCGGCCCAAGGCCCACACCAAAGTCGATACTGCCGAAATTTTGATGCACCGTCCTTCTGCTACTGCTAAGATCATGAGCACAGGCTTTCAGATGTTTCAAATCTCTGAAGACGGGAAGAAAATTCCAGTGTCGGCCCAGAACGAGCGCGTCTTGTTTGAGAAAGAAATGTACTTGTGCGCACACAACTTCGTCAACGCTTCTGGCAAGAACATGATTGAGGTATATTTTtgggtcggcgacgaggtgtCGGATGTGATGGCCGAGAATGCGCAACCCTTTGTTGATCGTGAGGCAAAAGCACTGGGCGGGCGGCTTGTGACGCTGCGCCAAGGAAAGGAGCCGGCCGAGTTCATCCAGGCATTGGGTGGGGTCATCATTGTGAGAAGGGGATCCAGCAACAAATACGACTCTCTTGCGCCGAACATGCTCTGCGGACGAAGCTACCTCGGACAAGTTGCCTTTGACGAGGTTGACTTTACGCCGTCGAGCCTCTGTGCCGGCTTCGCGTATCTCATCACGAAGTCCGGAAACTGCTCATTGTGGAAGGGAAAGGGGAGCGACGTAGCTGAGGTGAGCTGCGCGCGGCTCGTCGGTATGGACTTGACTCTTACGGGCGAGCTTGCCGAGCACGAAGACGGTAGCGAGCCGGAGTCGTTTTGGAAGTTGTTTGATAATGGAGGCTCGAAGCCGCACTCGGCCGATCACTGGCGGCTGAAGCCAACCTACGACAAGTACCGCTGCAGACTGTTCTGCTCCGATGCAAACGCACGACAGCAGGTACGTCTAGGCTTCCACCACGCCCTCCGGCGGTGCCACTCACAGCCATTGCTAACATCCGGCTCGCAGATCTTCGAGATCAGCCCGTTCGGCCAGGCCgacctctcgtcctcgagcatcttcgtcctcgacgccttctTTGAGATGTatatcgtcgtcggcgctcaCGCAAACTCGCAATACACGTCGTTCCGTATCGCGCTCGACTTTGCGCAAGAGTACTCGattctcgccgccggcatggaGGACCGCCCCTTTGTGCCCGTGTCGACGGTCGTGCTCGAGGGAGTCCCGCGGGACCTCAAACGCGTGTTCCGCAAGTGGGACGACGCATGCAGTCCGACCATCATGaacccggcggcggcccaaGGCTTGAAACGGGGGCGCAGCTTGAAGGTCGTCACGCTGAACTTGGCGCTCCAGGTGCTGAGCCAGTGA
- a CDS encoding ADP-ribosylation factor family protein, protein MLSILRKARLKDKEMRVLMLGLDNAGKTTIVKRIMGEDVNTVSPTLGFIIKTIDFEGYKLNIWDVGGQKTLRSYWRNYFEKTDALIWVVDATDRLRIKDCRDELHSLLLEERLAGATLLIFANKTDVDGCMDEQEIREVGIASA, encoded by the exons ATGCTGTCAATCCTCCGAAAAGCTCGTCTAAAGGACAAGGAGATGCGAGTTCTCATGCT CGGCCTAGATAATGCGGGAAAGACGACGATCGTAAAGCGCATCATGGGAGAGGACGTCAACACGGTGAGCCCGACGTTGGGCTTCATTATCAAAACAATCGATTTCGAGGG GTATAAACTGAACATTT GGGATGTTGGTGGACAGAAGACACTGCGGTCGTACTGGCGGAACTACTTCGAAAAGACGGATGCGCTGATATGGGTCGTCGACGCAACGGATCGGCTACGAATTAAGGACTGCCGAGACGAGCTTCACAGCCTTCTCCTGGAAGAG CGTCTTGCGGGCGCCACCCTTCTGATCTTTGCAAACAAGACAGATGTGGACGGGTGCATGGACGAGCAGGAGATTCGCGAGGTAGGGATCGCTTCAGCCTGA
- a CDS encoding Tricarboxylate/iron carrier: protein MSVATKRITVSVGRDACLRACTLFAGTAGLDKAKKLVTDYKMGKLEHMTPELWTAKKVVDSTLHPDTGEPVFLPFRMSCFVLTNLIVTMGMLQPGLGTAGTIGWQWANQSVNVAINSANANKSSPMTTAVLAKSYTIAVTASCSVALGLSRLVPRLRVSDGTRNVLKRLVPFAAVASAGALNAYLMRRGEIETGIDVRPVLSEAEKQRLKEEGKSERDVPSLGRSQKAAKLAVYETAASRVFNSSPVMIIPPMLLYYIQEKGAWYKRLMEREWVKARPRIGTAIPIGINLGLITATAFAVLPLALAVFPQQQQISADYLEEEFHGKGGNGGKVWFNRGL, encoded by the exons ATGTCGGTGGCGACGAAGCGGATAACCGTGAGCGTTGGCCGGGATGCATGCTTGAGAGCCTG CACGCTCTTCGCTGGCACCGCCGGACTCGACAAGGCCAAGAAACTTGTGACAGACTACAAGATGGGAAAATTGGAGCATATGACGCCAGAGCTGTGGACTGCGAAGAAAGTTGTCGATTCGACGCTGCATCCGG ATACCGGCGAGCCCGTCTTCCTCCCCTTTCGAATGTCTTGCTTCGTCCTCACCAACCTTATCGTCACAATGGGCATGCTTCAGCCCGGACTCGGAACAGCAGGGACGATTGGCTGGCAGTGGGCCAACCAGTCGGTCAACGTGGCCATCAACAGCGCCAATGCCAACAAATCGTcgcccatgacgacggcggtgctCGCCAAGTCGTACAccatcgccgtcacggcatcctgctccgtcgccctcggACTGAGCCGGCTCGTGCCGCGACTCAGGGTTTCGGATGGTACGAGGAACGTGCTCAAGCGACTCGTCCCCTTCGCGGcggtcgcctcggccggtgCCCTGAACGCCTACCTCATGCGCCGTGGGGAGATTGAGACCGGCATCGACGTTCGGCCGGTCCTGTCGGAGGCGGAGAAGCAGAGGCTGAAGGAGGAGGGAAAGTCGGAGCGGGACGTTCCTTCGCTGGGCAGGAGCCAAAAGGCCGCCAAGCTTGCGGTGTACGAGACGGCAGCTAGCCGCGTGTTCAACAGCAGCCCGGTGATGATCATTCCGCCCATGCTTCTCTACTACATCCAGGAGAAGGGGGCGTGGTACAAGAGGCTGATGGAGAGGGAATGGGTCAAGGCGAGGCCTCGGATCGGCACGGCGATCCCCATCGGTATTAATCTGGGGCTCatcacggcgacggcatttGCGGTGCTGCCCCTCGCGCTCGCTGTGTTCCCTCAGCAGCAGCAAATATCGGCCGACTACCTCGAGGAGGAGTTTCATGGCAAGGGTGGTAACGGCGGCAAGGTGTGGTTCAACCGCGGGCTGTAA